One genomic window of Peromyscus maniculatus bairdii isolate BWxNUB_F1_BW_parent chromosome 2, HU_Pman_BW_mat_3.1, whole genome shotgun sequence includes the following:
- the Ifnlr1 gene encoding interferon lambda receptor 1 isoform X1 encodes MLLISRSPPTAGTAGGTALGESPPLAPPEAPPPWAAALVTCRPWAWRRAAGRGRRAAGTPGTEMWRAGWWAPLLLSLLQSVPGRSRLAPPRNVTLFSQNFTVYLTWLPGLGSPPNVTYFVTYQGYSSDQRWRRVEQCAGIEALVCPLMCLKRQDLYNKFRARVQAASARGRSPQAESGYLEYLFDMEPAPPTLVLTQMEKILRVNATYQLPPCMPWLDLKYEVEFWKEGVGRKTLFPATPRGQPVQIPLQQGASGRHCLSARTIYALTAHKYSRFSEPSCISLEAPGISWPGLALPFLLPLLLATAAAAVIWKKLEGDPWFQWVKRPQAMDFSEYRSPMATFQPSGPEFPDDLILCPQKELTIRIRPVPRVRDAGTLQAGPEKDSSEDEEEDTDDSDSIQPYLEPPLFMKEKLQITGRSETDESGVDSGGSENLSTWDSSDRSWPSTGDSSLKDETGSSSCSDKKEPDQEPDGDGHQEAFPCLGFSEDVSTLEEPLKDDLCRWRIWDSLSPKRDLVPGEPPVSLQTLTFSWDSHPEEEEGEEEEEEEEEEEEEEWESEPKGSIASCWDTSSLQRTEVRDGMLGGYMAR; translated from the exons ATGTTACTGATATCCCGGTCCCCACCCACCGCGGGGACAGCAGGCGGGACGGCCCTAGGTGAATCCCCACCATTGGCACCGCCCGAGGCTCCGCCTCCCTGGGCCGCCGCCTTGGTCACCTGCCGCCCATGGGCCTGGCGCCGGGCGGCGGGccgcgggcggcgggcggcggggaCCCCCGGGACCGAGATGTGGCGGGCTGGCTGGTGGGCGCCCCTGCTCCTAAGCCTGCTGCAGAGCGTCCCAG GAAGGTCCCGACTAGCCCCACCCAGAAACGTGACACTGTTCTCCCAGAACTTCACCGTGTACCTGACATGGCTTCCAGGGCTTGGTAGCCCCCCGAACGTGACCTATTTCGTGACCTACCAAGG CTACTCCAGCGACCAGCGTTGGCGAAGAGTGGAGCAGTGTGCGGGCATCGAGGCTCTGGTGTGTCCCCTGATGTGCCTCAAGAGACAGGACCTGTACAACAAGTTCAGAGCGCGAGTGCAGGCGGCTTCTGCCCGCGGCAGGTCCCCACAGGCGGAGTCCGGGTACCTGGAGTACCTTTTTGACA TGGAGCCAGCGCCACCCACCCTTGTACTCACCCAGATGGAGAAGATCCTAAGGGTCAACGCCACCTACCAGCTGCCACCTTGCATGCCTTGGCTGGACCTGAAGTACGAGGTGGAATTCTGGAAGGAGGGCGTGGGGCGCAAG ACCCTGTTTCCTGCCACTCCACGTGGCCAACCCGTGCAGATCCCTCTCCAGCAAGGTGCTAGCGGACGTCACTGCCTCAGTGCCAGAACCATCTATGCCCTCACTGCCCACAAGTATAGCCGCTTCTCTGAGCCAAGCTGCATCTCCCTGGAGGCCCCAG GGAtcagctggcctggcctggcactgcccttcctcttgcctctgctgctGGCCACCGCTGCAGCAGCTGTGATCTGGAAGAAACTGGAAGGGGACCCCTGGTTTCAGTGGGTGAAGAGGCCTCAAGCCATG GACTTCTCTGAATACAGATCTCCGATGGCAACCTTTCAGCCCAGTGGACCTGAGTTCCCAGATGACCTGATCCTCTGTCCCCAGAAAGAACTGACCATAAGGATCAGACCAGTCCCTCGAGTCAGAGACGCAGGCACACtgcaggcaggaccagaaaaggacagcagtgaggatgaagaagaggacACAGATGACAGCGACAGCATCCAGCCCTACCTGGAACCGCCCCTCTTCATGAAGGAGAAGCTCCAGATTACAGGGCGCTCGGAGACAGATGAGTCTGGGGTAGATTCAGGGGGCAGTGAAAACTTATCCACCTGGGACTCTTCAGACAGGAGCTGGCCCAGCACAGGGGATTCCTCACTTAAGGATGAAACTGGATCTTCCAGCTGTTCGGACAAGAAGGAGCCAGACCAAGAGCCTGATGGGGATGGGCACCAGGAGGCGTTTCCATGCCTGGGATTTTCTGAGGACGTGAGCACCTTGGAAGAGCCGCTGAAAGATGACCTCTGCAGGTGGAGAATTTGGGATTCCTTATCCCCAAAGAGAGATCTGGTTCCTGGGGAACCCCCAGTTTCTCTTCAGACACTGACTTTCTCCTGGGACAGCcaccctgaggaagaggagggggaggaagaggaggaggaagaagaggaagaagaggaggaagagtgggaaTCAGAACCCAAGGGCAGCATCGCCAGCTGCTGGGACACTTCaagcctgcagaggacagaggtcagGGATGGGATGCTGGGAGGTTATATGgccaggtga
- the Ifnlr1 gene encoding interferon lambda receptor 1 isoform X3, producing MLLISRSPPTAGTAGGTALGESPPLAPPEAPPPWAAALVTCRPWAWRRAAGRGRRAAGTPGTEMWRAGWWAPLLLSLLQSVPGRSRLAPPRNVTLFSQNFTVYLTWLPGLGSPPNVTYFVTYQGYSSDQRWRRVEQCAGIEALVCPLMCLKRQDLYNKFRARVQAASARGRSPQAESGGASATHPCTHPDGEDPKGQRHLPAATLHALAGPEVRGGILEGGRGAQGISWPGLALPFLLPLLLATAAAAVIWKKLEGDPWFQWVKRPQAMDFSEYRSPMATFQPSGPEFPDDLILCPQKELTIRIRPVPRVRDAGTLQAGPEKDSSEDEEEDTDDSDSIQPYLEPPLFMKEKLQITGRSETDESGVDSGGSENLSTWDSSDRSWPSTGDSSLKDETGSSSCSDKKEPDQEPDGDGHQEAFPCLGFSEDVSTLEEPLKDDLCRWRIWDSLSPKRDLVPGEPPVSLQTLTFSWDSHPEEEEGEEEEEEEEEEEEEEWESEPKGSIASCWDTSSLQRTEVRDGMLGGYMAR from the exons ATGTTACTGATATCCCGGTCCCCACCCACCGCGGGGACAGCAGGCGGGACGGCCCTAGGTGAATCCCCACCATTGGCACCGCCCGAGGCTCCGCCTCCCTGGGCCGCCGCCTTGGTCACCTGCCGCCCATGGGCCTGGCGCCGGGCGGCGGGccgcgggcggcgggcggcggggaCCCCCGGGACCGAGATGTGGCGGGCTGGCTGGTGGGCGCCCCTGCTCCTAAGCCTGCTGCAGAGCGTCCCAG GAAGGTCCCGACTAGCCCCACCCAGAAACGTGACACTGTTCTCCCAGAACTTCACCGTGTACCTGACATGGCTTCCAGGGCTTGGTAGCCCCCCGAACGTGACCTATTTCGTGACCTACCAAGG CTACTCCAGCGACCAGCGTTGGCGAAGAGTGGAGCAGTGTGCGGGCATCGAGGCTCTGGTGTGTCCCCTGATGTGCCTCAAGAGACAGGACCTGTACAACAAGTTCAGAGCGCGAGTGCAGGCGGCTTCTGCCCGCGGCAGGTCCCCACAGGCGGAGTCCGG TGGAGCCAGCGCCACCCACCCTTGTACTCACCCAGATGGAGAAGATCCTAAGGGTCAACGCCACCTACCAGCTGCCACCTTGCATGCCTTGGCTGGACCTGAAGTACGAGGTGGAATTCTGGAAGGAGGGCGTGGGGCGCAAG GGAtcagctggcctggcctggcactgcccttcctcttgcctctgctgctGGCCACCGCTGCAGCAGCTGTGATCTGGAAGAAACTGGAAGGGGACCCCTGGTTTCAGTGGGTGAAGAGGCCTCAAGCCATG GACTTCTCTGAATACAGATCTCCGATGGCAACCTTTCAGCCCAGTGGACCTGAGTTCCCAGATGACCTGATCCTCTGTCCCCAGAAAGAACTGACCATAAGGATCAGACCAGTCCCTCGAGTCAGAGACGCAGGCACACtgcaggcaggaccagaaaaggacagcagtgaggatgaagaagaggacACAGATGACAGCGACAGCATCCAGCCCTACCTGGAACCGCCCCTCTTCATGAAGGAGAAGCTCCAGATTACAGGGCGCTCGGAGACAGATGAGTCTGGGGTAGATTCAGGGGGCAGTGAAAACTTATCCACCTGGGACTCTTCAGACAGGAGCTGGCCCAGCACAGGGGATTCCTCACTTAAGGATGAAACTGGATCTTCCAGCTGTTCGGACAAGAAGGAGCCAGACCAAGAGCCTGATGGGGATGGGCACCAGGAGGCGTTTCCATGCCTGGGATTTTCTGAGGACGTGAGCACCTTGGAAGAGCCGCTGAAAGATGACCTCTGCAGGTGGAGAATTTGGGATTCCTTATCCCCAAAGAGAGATCTGGTTCCTGGGGAACCCCCAGTTTCTCTTCAGACACTGACTTTCTCCTGGGACAGCcaccctgaggaagaggagggggaggaagaggaggaggaagaagaggaagaagaggaggaagagtgggaaTCAGAACCCAAGGGCAGCATCGCCAGCTGCTGGGACACTTCaagcctgcagaggacagaggtcagGGATGGGATGCTGGGAGGTTATATGgccaggtga
- the Ifnlr1 gene encoding interferon lambda receptor 1 isoform X5, translated as MLLISRSPPTAGTAGGTALGESPPLAPPEAPPPWAAALVTCRPWAWRRAAGRGRRAAGTPGTEMWRAGWWAPLLLSLLQSVPGRSRLAPPRNVTLFSQNFTVYLTWLPGLGSPPNVTYFVTYQGGASATHPCTHPDGEDPKGQRHLPAATLHALAGPEVRGGILEGGRGAQGISWPGLALPFLLPLLLATAAAAVIWKKLEGDPWFQWVKRPQAMDFSEYRSPMATFQPSGPEFPDDLILCPQKELTIRIRPVPRVRDAGTLQAGPEKDSSEDEEEDTDDSDSIQPYLEPPLFMKEKLQITGRSETDESGVDSGGSENLSTWDSSDRSWPSTGDSSLKDETGSSSCSDKKEPDQEPDGDGHQEAFPCLGFSEDVSTLEEPLKDDLCRWRIWDSLSPKRDLVPGEPPVSLQTLTFSWDSHPEEEEGEEEEEEEEEEEEEEWESEPKGSIASCWDTSSLQRTEVRDGMLGGYMAR; from the exons ATGTTACTGATATCCCGGTCCCCACCCACCGCGGGGACAGCAGGCGGGACGGCCCTAGGTGAATCCCCACCATTGGCACCGCCCGAGGCTCCGCCTCCCTGGGCCGCCGCCTTGGTCACCTGCCGCCCATGGGCCTGGCGCCGGGCGGCGGGccgcgggcggcgggcggcggggaCCCCCGGGACCGAGATGTGGCGGGCTGGCTGGTGGGCGCCCCTGCTCCTAAGCCTGCTGCAGAGCGTCCCAG GAAGGTCCCGACTAGCCCCACCCAGAAACGTGACACTGTTCTCCCAGAACTTCACCGTGTACCTGACATGGCTTCCAGGGCTTGGTAGCCCCCCGAACGTGACCTATTTCGTGACCTACCAAGG TGGAGCCAGCGCCACCCACCCTTGTACTCACCCAGATGGAGAAGATCCTAAGGGTCAACGCCACCTACCAGCTGCCACCTTGCATGCCTTGGCTGGACCTGAAGTACGAGGTGGAATTCTGGAAGGAGGGCGTGGGGCGCAAG GGAtcagctggcctggcctggcactgcccttcctcttgcctctgctgctGGCCACCGCTGCAGCAGCTGTGATCTGGAAGAAACTGGAAGGGGACCCCTGGTTTCAGTGGGTGAAGAGGCCTCAAGCCATG GACTTCTCTGAATACAGATCTCCGATGGCAACCTTTCAGCCCAGTGGACCTGAGTTCCCAGATGACCTGATCCTCTGTCCCCAGAAAGAACTGACCATAAGGATCAGACCAGTCCCTCGAGTCAGAGACGCAGGCACACtgcaggcaggaccagaaaaggacagcagtgaggatgaagaagaggacACAGATGACAGCGACAGCATCCAGCCCTACCTGGAACCGCCCCTCTTCATGAAGGAGAAGCTCCAGATTACAGGGCGCTCGGAGACAGATGAGTCTGGGGTAGATTCAGGGGGCAGTGAAAACTTATCCACCTGGGACTCTTCAGACAGGAGCTGGCCCAGCACAGGGGATTCCTCACTTAAGGATGAAACTGGATCTTCCAGCTGTTCGGACAAGAAGGAGCCAGACCAAGAGCCTGATGGGGATGGGCACCAGGAGGCGTTTCCATGCCTGGGATTTTCTGAGGACGTGAGCACCTTGGAAGAGCCGCTGAAAGATGACCTCTGCAGGTGGAGAATTTGGGATTCCTTATCCCCAAAGAGAGATCTGGTTCCTGGGGAACCCCCAGTTTCTCTTCAGACACTGACTTTCTCCTGGGACAGCcaccctgaggaagaggagggggaggaagaggaggaggaagaagaggaagaagaggaggaagagtgggaaTCAGAACCCAAGGGCAGCATCGCCAGCTGCTGGGACACTTCaagcctgcagaggacagaggtcagGGATGGGATGCTGGGAGGTTATATGgccaggtga
- the Ifnlr1 gene encoding interferon lambda receptor 1 isoform X4: protein MLLISRSPPTAGTAGGTALGESPPLAPPEAPPPWAAALVTCRPWAWRRAAGRGRRAAGTPGTEMWRAGWWAPLLLSLLQSVPGRSRLAPPRNVTLFSQNFTVYLTWLPGLGSPPNVTYFVTYQGGASATHPCTHPDGEDPKGQRHLPAATLHALAGPETLFPATPRGQPVQIPLQQGASGRHCLSARTIYALTAHKYSRFSEPSCISLEAPGISWPGLALPFLLPLLLATAAAAVIWKKLEGDPWFQWVKRPQAMDFSEYRSPMATFQPSGPEFPDDLILCPQKELTIRIRPVPRVRDAGTLQAGPEKDSSEDEEEDTDDSDSIQPYLEPPLFMKEKLQITGRSETDESGVDSGGSENLSTWDSSDRSWPSTGDSSLKDETGSSSCSDKKEPDQEPDGDGHQEAFPCLGFSEDVSTLEEPLKDDLCRWRIWDSLSPKRDLVPGEPPVSLQTLTFSWDSHPEEEEGEEEEEEEEEEEEEEWESEPKGSIASCWDTSSLQRTEVRDGMLGGYMAR from the exons ATGTTACTGATATCCCGGTCCCCACCCACCGCGGGGACAGCAGGCGGGACGGCCCTAGGTGAATCCCCACCATTGGCACCGCCCGAGGCTCCGCCTCCCTGGGCCGCCGCCTTGGTCACCTGCCGCCCATGGGCCTGGCGCCGGGCGGCGGGccgcgggcggcgggcggcggggaCCCCCGGGACCGAGATGTGGCGGGCTGGCTGGTGGGCGCCCCTGCTCCTAAGCCTGCTGCAGAGCGTCCCAG GAAGGTCCCGACTAGCCCCACCCAGAAACGTGACACTGTTCTCCCAGAACTTCACCGTGTACCTGACATGGCTTCCAGGGCTTGGTAGCCCCCCGAACGTGACCTATTTCGTGACCTACCAAGG TGGAGCCAGCGCCACCCACCCTTGTACTCACCCAGATGGAGAAGATCCTAAGGGTCAACGCCACCTACCAGCTGCCACCTTGCATGCCTTGGCTGGACCTGAA ACCCTGTTTCCTGCCACTCCACGTGGCCAACCCGTGCAGATCCCTCTCCAGCAAGGTGCTAGCGGACGTCACTGCCTCAGTGCCAGAACCATCTATGCCCTCACTGCCCACAAGTATAGCCGCTTCTCTGAGCCAAGCTGCATCTCCCTGGAGGCCCCAG GGAtcagctggcctggcctggcactgcccttcctcttgcctctgctgctGGCCACCGCTGCAGCAGCTGTGATCTGGAAGAAACTGGAAGGGGACCCCTGGTTTCAGTGGGTGAAGAGGCCTCAAGCCATG GACTTCTCTGAATACAGATCTCCGATGGCAACCTTTCAGCCCAGTGGACCTGAGTTCCCAGATGACCTGATCCTCTGTCCCCAGAAAGAACTGACCATAAGGATCAGACCAGTCCCTCGAGTCAGAGACGCAGGCACACtgcaggcaggaccagaaaaggacagcagtgaggatgaagaagaggacACAGATGACAGCGACAGCATCCAGCCCTACCTGGAACCGCCCCTCTTCATGAAGGAGAAGCTCCAGATTACAGGGCGCTCGGAGACAGATGAGTCTGGGGTAGATTCAGGGGGCAGTGAAAACTTATCCACCTGGGACTCTTCAGACAGGAGCTGGCCCAGCACAGGGGATTCCTCACTTAAGGATGAAACTGGATCTTCCAGCTGTTCGGACAAGAAGGAGCCAGACCAAGAGCCTGATGGGGATGGGCACCAGGAGGCGTTTCCATGCCTGGGATTTTCTGAGGACGTGAGCACCTTGGAAGAGCCGCTGAAAGATGACCTCTGCAGGTGGAGAATTTGGGATTCCTTATCCCCAAAGAGAGATCTGGTTCCTGGGGAACCCCCAGTTTCTCTTCAGACACTGACTTTCTCCTGGGACAGCcaccctgaggaagaggagggggaggaagaggaggaggaagaagaggaagaagaggaggaagagtgggaaTCAGAACCCAAGGGCAGCATCGCCAGCTGCTGGGACACTTCaagcctgcagaggacagaggtcagGGATGGGATGCTGGGAGGTTATATGgccaggtga
- the Ifnlr1 gene encoding interferon lambda receptor 1 isoform X2 yields the protein MLLISRSPPTAGTAGGTALGESPPLAPPEAPPPWAAALVTCRPWAWRRAAGRGRRAAGTPGTEMWRAGWWAPLLLSLLQSVPGRSRLAPPRNVTLFSQNFTVYLTWLPGLGSPPNVTYFVTYQGYSSDQRWRRVEQCAGIEALVCPLMCLKRQDLYNKFRARVQAASARGRSPQAESGGASATHPCTHPDGEDPKGQRHLPAATLHALAGPETLFPATPRGQPVQIPLQQGASGRHCLSARTIYALTAHKYSRFSEPSCISLEAPGISWPGLALPFLLPLLLATAAAAVIWKKLEGDPWFQWVKRPQAMDFSEYRSPMATFQPSGPEFPDDLILCPQKELTIRIRPVPRVRDAGTLQAGPEKDSSEDEEEDTDDSDSIQPYLEPPLFMKEKLQITGRSETDESGVDSGGSENLSTWDSSDRSWPSTGDSSLKDETGSSSCSDKKEPDQEPDGDGHQEAFPCLGFSEDVSTLEEPLKDDLCRWRIWDSLSPKRDLVPGEPPVSLQTLTFSWDSHPEEEEGEEEEEEEEEEEEEEWESEPKGSIASCWDTSSLQRTEVRDGMLGGYMAR from the exons ATGTTACTGATATCCCGGTCCCCACCCACCGCGGGGACAGCAGGCGGGACGGCCCTAGGTGAATCCCCACCATTGGCACCGCCCGAGGCTCCGCCTCCCTGGGCCGCCGCCTTGGTCACCTGCCGCCCATGGGCCTGGCGCCGGGCGGCGGGccgcgggcggcgggcggcggggaCCCCCGGGACCGAGATGTGGCGGGCTGGCTGGTGGGCGCCCCTGCTCCTAAGCCTGCTGCAGAGCGTCCCAG GAAGGTCCCGACTAGCCCCACCCAGAAACGTGACACTGTTCTCCCAGAACTTCACCGTGTACCTGACATGGCTTCCAGGGCTTGGTAGCCCCCCGAACGTGACCTATTTCGTGACCTACCAAGG CTACTCCAGCGACCAGCGTTGGCGAAGAGTGGAGCAGTGTGCGGGCATCGAGGCTCTGGTGTGTCCCCTGATGTGCCTCAAGAGACAGGACCTGTACAACAAGTTCAGAGCGCGAGTGCAGGCGGCTTCTGCCCGCGGCAGGTCCCCACAGGCGGAGTCCGG TGGAGCCAGCGCCACCCACCCTTGTACTCACCCAGATGGAGAAGATCCTAAGGGTCAACGCCACCTACCAGCTGCCACCTTGCATGCCTTGGCTGGACCTGAA ACCCTGTTTCCTGCCACTCCACGTGGCCAACCCGTGCAGATCCCTCTCCAGCAAGGTGCTAGCGGACGTCACTGCCTCAGTGCCAGAACCATCTATGCCCTCACTGCCCACAAGTATAGCCGCTTCTCTGAGCCAAGCTGCATCTCCCTGGAGGCCCCAG GGAtcagctggcctggcctggcactgcccttcctcttgcctctgctgctGGCCACCGCTGCAGCAGCTGTGATCTGGAAGAAACTGGAAGGGGACCCCTGGTTTCAGTGGGTGAAGAGGCCTCAAGCCATG GACTTCTCTGAATACAGATCTCCGATGGCAACCTTTCAGCCCAGTGGACCTGAGTTCCCAGATGACCTGATCCTCTGTCCCCAGAAAGAACTGACCATAAGGATCAGACCAGTCCCTCGAGTCAGAGACGCAGGCACACtgcaggcaggaccagaaaaggacagcagtgaggatgaagaagaggacACAGATGACAGCGACAGCATCCAGCCCTACCTGGAACCGCCCCTCTTCATGAAGGAGAAGCTCCAGATTACAGGGCGCTCGGAGACAGATGAGTCTGGGGTAGATTCAGGGGGCAGTGAAAACTTATCCACCTGGGACTCTTCAGACAGGAGCTGGCCCAGCACAGGGGATTCCTCACTTAAGGATGAAACTGGATCTTCCAGCTGTTCGGACAAGAAGGAGCCAGACCAAGAGCCTGATGGGGATGGGCACCAGGAGGCGTTTCCATGCCTGGGATTTTCTGAGGACGTGAGCACCTTGGAAGAGCCGCTGAAAGATGACCTCTGCAGGTGGAGAATTTGGGATTCCTTATCCCCAAAGAGAGATCTGGTTCCTGGGGAACCCCCAGTTTCTCTTCAGACACTGACTTTCTCCTGGGACAGCcaccctgaggaagaggagggggaggaagaggaggaggaagaagaggaagaagaggaggaagagtgggaaTCAGAACCCAAGGGCAGCATCGCCAGCTGCTGGGACACTTCaagcctgcagaggacagaggtcagGGATGGGATGCTGGGAGGTTATATGgccaggtga